Part of the Rhodococcus sp. OK302 genome is shown below.
CGATCCCGCCGAGTTGAGCGATCTGCTCGAACGTTTCGAATCCGCCTCCGCCGAAATCGTCGGCCGAAATTTCGGTTGGATCGTCAAAACCGTCGGCGACGAGGTGATGTTTGCCGCCGAGAGTCCGCATCATGCCGCTGAAATCGCGATGCAGATCCAGGAATCGGTTCTAGCCGACCATGACGACCCCCAATTGCGGGTGGGCCTGGCAATGGGGCCTACCTTGGTTCGATTCGGCGATCTCTACGGTTCCGTGGTCAACAAGGCAGCGCGGCTCACCAGTTCTGCTCGCCCCGGCACAGTACTGATCGATTCGGAATTAGCCGGCGCGGTGGACATGGACGCGAATTTCAAGCTCCGACATCTGAGGCCACGACGGGTGCGCGGCATCGACCGTCTCGAGCAGTACGTCCTACGACGCAATCTCGAGTCCTGAATCAGGCGCGACGCGCTGCCAGGAAGTCGTCAACGATCTGCTCACAGGCCGATTCGCCGAGTGGGGTGAGTGTGGCCAACCTGGTGAGCACCAACGGACCGACCAACTGCGCCAGGGCGACGTCGTAGTCGTACTCCCCCAACTCCTCGATCGCCTCCGGTGTCCGTAAGACGCGATCGAACGCCTCCCGGTACTGCTCCATGATCGTTTGCCGCAATGACCGCATCTCCGGTTTGTCGGCCGAGAGGGATTCGGCGCTCGAATAACCGGCCAGGTCCGGACCCAAGCCGAGCCAGCACATCGCGGTGACCTGCACCGGCGCACTCTCGATGACCTTGGCCTGGCTGGTCAACAGTTCGAGAAGCTGAGTCCGGAGGTCACCCTCTCCCGAAATCGCCGGAACTGACGGCAGTAGCCGTGCAAATGCTGCGGCCAACAGTTCGGTGCCGCTGTCGAAGTGCCGATACAGAGTCGCGCGGGCCACGTTGGCGAGCTTGGTGACGGCGTCGATCGTCACGGCGTCGACACCGCCCTTGGAGAGGAGCGTCGTCGCTGCGTCGAGCAGTCTGGTTCTGGATCGCTGTTTGCGCGGATCCTCGTCGATGGGCTGCTGATCCGTTCTCACCGTCGTCACAAGTTCAAGTTATACCTACCCCGGCCTTGTGGAACTGACGTTCTTGTAACGATACTGATGGTCTCGTTTCTATCGAGAGGGATTAGATGAGAACCGATACGGACATCGAACAGCCGACCTGGACCGCCCGGCAAATCTGGATGCTGACGGTCTCATGCTGTGCTGTCGCACTGGTCGTCGCCGCGATGGCGTCCTTGAACACCGCACTCCCCGACCTCGCCCGAGACACCGGCGCCACCCAGACCCAACTGACATGGATCGTCGACGGGTACACCCTCGTTCTCGCCTGCCTGCTACTTCCGGCCGGAGCACTCGGTGATCGCTACGGCCGACGCGAATTGCTCATGTTCGGTCTGCTCGTCTTCGCCGCCGGTTGCGCCATTCCGGCCTTTGCCGACGAACCCGCGTGGATCATCGCGTCCCGAGTAGTTGCCGGCGTGGGTGCGGCGTTTGTCATGCCCGCAACCCTGTCGCTGCTGACCGCAGGATTTCCCACCGCGCAACGCGGCCGCGCCGTCGGCATCTGGTCCGGCGTAGCGGGCTCCGGAGCCATCGCCGGACTCATCATCTCAGGCCTACTGCTCGAAAAGTGGTCCTGGCATTCGATTTTCATCAGCCTGGCTGTGGTTTCCGCTGTGATCCTGGTGCTTTCGTTCACGATCTCGTCCTCGAAAGACGCGGAGACAACTCCGCTCGATCTGCCCGGCACCGCGCTCATTGCCGCTTCGATCGGACTGTTTGTTCTCGGCATGATCGAGGCACCGGCGCGAGGCTGGCTGGACCCCGTGGTCCTTGCTCTTCTGATCAGTGGAATCGCCCTGGCAGCAATATTCAGTGTTGTGGAATTGCGCACCGCCCATCCACTTCTCGACGTCAGACTGTTTGCCAATCGCGCATTCGGAAGCGGCGCGGCATCACTCACACTGCAATTCCTGGCCACCTTCGGCCTGTTCTTCCTGATCGTGCAGTACCTGCAACTAGTCCTCGACTACTCTCCCCTGCAATCAGCACTCGCACTGTTCCCGATCGCGGTTCCCGTGATGCTGCTTTCGGTGGTTTCCCCTCTCCTGATTCCGCTTGTCGGACTACGTATTCTCACCGCTTCCGGGGTTGCACTACTGGGAACGGGTATCGCATTGATGACCACACTGGACTCCGGTTCGACCTATGCGGAAGTGTCCATCCCACTGATCGTGGCTGCCATCGGACTCGGCCTCTCGACAACCCCTGCCACCGCCGCCATAGTGTCCAACGCGCCCGACGCCAAGCAGGGCGTCGCGTCGGCAGTCAACGACGCCACCCGCGAAATCGGTTCTGCGATCGGTGTTGCCTTGGCCGGAAGCATCCTCGCTGCGGGCTACGGACTGCACGTGCAACCGGCAGTCGACATGCTGCCGGAATCAGCGAAGGACGCTGTATCCGGCTCGCTGGCAGCAGCTCTCCACGTCGCGGAAATCGCCGGACCGCAAGGTGATCAACTGGCCGACTTCGCCAAAGAAGCCTTCATGCGCGGCATGGATCAGGGCGCCTGGACGTTGGCCTCAATCATGTGGGTGTCCGCTGTTGCTCTCGGGTTCTGGGCTCCCGGACGCAAGGGATAAATCAGCTTCGATGCTCCCGGTAGGCCGGCGCTTTGACCGCGCCGCGAGTATCGAGTGTCTCGAGCAACGGCAAAGCCCGGAAGGGCACCACCACCGACAGAACCATCACACTCGTCGAGCGGGTGGCCACGCCGGAACGGTTCAGATCAAGCAGCGTCTGCTGCAAACCTTGATGCGACGCTGCCGCCACTCGGCACAACACGTCACCGGTGCCAGTTGTCGCGAATGCTTCGATCACACCGGGGATGGCCTCGAGCTTGATCGTGACGGTATCGAGGGCACCCTGGGCGATCTCCAAGGTGACAAACGCTTGGACACCGAAACCTGCTGCCGCCAAGTCGATGTGCGGCGCATACCCGGCGATGATTCCGCCGTCTTCGAGCCTGCGCAGTCTGGCCTGCACTGTCGCGCGTGCAACCTTGGTCAATCTCGACAATTCCAGCGCCCCGGCTCGCGGATGCGCGTGCATCGCTTCGAGTAAGGCCAAATCCAGACCGTCGAGTGACACTGAATTCCGCACCGATTCCGCCATACCCCTCAACCTATACATAATGACTGGAATAGTCCCCTGACAACCGTGCCATTCCGTCGAATTGCCTAGCTGAAAGCACGCTCGTTGACTAGCAGTATCGCGGCGGACTTAGCTCTTTGTATCGCGCAGTGCGCTTCTTCGCACTCGCTCACGGAAGGGTGCCGAGCATGACCATCGATCAGATTCTTACCGACGAAGAACGACTGGCCGGACTCGACCTCGAACAACTGCGCCAACTGGTCGGACTGATCGAGTACGACGACAGCGCCGACCCGTTCCCAGTTCACGGCTGGGACGGACTCGAATGGATCGTCGGAAATGCCACGCAGAGCGCCCATTTCTTCCAGTCGGCCTTCGGAATGACGCTCATTGCGTATTCGGGACCGTCCACCGGCAACCGCGACCATCATGCGTACGTACTCGAAAGCGGCGCAGTGCGTTTCATCGTCAAAGGTGCAGTAGATCCGGCGAGCCCGCTGATCGAGCACCACGGCAAGCACGGTGACGGAATCCGCGACATCACCTTGAATGTTCCCGACGTCGACAAGTGCATTGCGCACGCGCTCTCTCAGGGCGCGAAGGTAATTGCGGAACCACACGACATCAGTGACGAGCACGGCACGGTTCGTCTCGCAACCATCGCCACCTACGGAGAAACTCGGCACACCCTGGTCGACAGGTCGCGGTACACGGGCCCCTATCTACCGGGATACGTCACTCGCACTTCGTCATGTAGCAAGACGCCCATTTTCCAGGCCCTCGACCATGTCGTCGGCAATGTCGAACTCGGAAGAATGGATCAGTGGGTCGATTTTTACCACCGGGTCATGGGGTTCACGAACATGGCCGAATTTGTCGGCGGCGACATCGCCACCGACTACTCGGCACTGATGAGCAAAGTGGTCTCGAGCGGCGACCATCGCGTCAAGTTCCCGCTCAACGAACCGGCGATTGCCAAGAAGCGATCACAGATCGACGAGTATCTGGAGTTCTATCAAGGACCCGGTGCCCAACATCTGGCACTTGCCACAGCCGACATCTTGGGCGCGGTCGACGCTTTGGTCGCCGAGGGCATCGAGTTTCTGTCCACCCCGGCGTCGTACTACGAAGATCCCGAACTGCGCGCGCGGATCGGAAACGTCCGAGTTCCGATCGAGGAATTGCAGAAGCGTGGAGTTCTCGTCGACCGCGACGAAGACGGTTACCTCCTGCAGATCTTCACCAAGCCGATCGGCGACCGGCCCACCGTGTTCTTCGAACTCATCGAACGCCACGGCTCACTCGGTTTCGGACTGGGAAATTTCAAGGCACTGTTCGAGGCAATCGAGCGGGAACAGGAAGCGCGCGGAAACTTCTGATGCAGCTCAGTCGTTTTCGGTCCACCGCCACACAACCGACGGACGACCCGTCGCGCTGACCCGCACTCGTTCATCGGTACGTTCGAGGCCCGGTAATGCTTTGAGGGTGCGATTGAGGTTGCCGGCGTCGGGTCGCTCACCGGACAGTTCTGCGGCGACGGCCAGTGCGTACGACGCCGGAAACGACGGCCCGGACAGCGCCCGCGTGAAGGATTCGTCCCGCCATAACAAGGTGTCTGCAAGGATCGGCCGCGTGTCCGCGACAATCCGATTGTGGTCGAAGGCAAGATGACCCGGCTTGTCCCAACTCACCCACTCGGGCGTGATGTCGCCGGTGGGCACCTCAGCCGGAGAGATCACGGCCCACATGGCAACCGACAATGTCGGACCACGCGGGTCGCGGTTGGGTTCGTCGAATACGGCCAACTGCCCGGTCGCAAGAATCGCCTCGTCGGGAAATCCGAGCTTGGTGGTCACTGCGCGCCGGGCCGCGTCCTGCAACCGCTCACCAGCGCCGAGGAGTACACCGGGCAGCGCACGCTGCCCGGTGTACGGCTCGGCTTGCCGCTGCGCGACGGCAAACCGCAAGTGCCCCGGTTCCGGATTGCCGAATCGCAGAGCCATGACGTCGATCGAGACAAGTGACTGTTCCACGTTCTCCATCATGCAGGCACGGTGGTGCGTAGCCGACGATCGGCCCGATCCGGTCCGTCGGCGGTCAGTACAACCGGAACTCCGAGTGCGCCGCTCAGATAGTCGACAAACTCCTCTGGTTCGGACGGAACTTGTTTCGCCGCAACCTCTACCGTCCGAAGAGTGTCCGTCAACACTTGTTGATGATCAAGGTCCTTCCACTTCCCGACGGGTATCGACGCCCACTCTTCGTACCTCTCCACCCCGTGGATCGGGGTATTTGCTGCCGCCGCGAGGCCAAGGGCATCGAGGTGCGTCAGTGCCACCCCGTCGACGCCGTCGCTGACCTCGATCGCGTACCGCAGCAGCATCTCGTCGAGGTGTCCGACCCGAAACGACCCCTGATACTCGCCGACGCCGTTGTGGGATTCCGGAAGAGCCAGCCCGAGAGCACCGTCTTCCATCGGAAAAGGCCCAGCGCCGTGGCGTGTCATGTACGTCCGGGTAACGCCGAGTACGTAACTCTCCCTACCCATCTGGCCGATCATTGCTCGTGCGTTGGACGGTTCGACTGTCGACCACGTGGTGTGCGGGTGAAATCCGCGCCACTCGTCGAGAAGAACTCCCTGGGCGCCTTCGAAAATCAGTCGCCCGCCGGCACCGATCGCTTGCAACGCACCGGGTCCGACTATGTTCACTGCTGCAGCAAATTCCCCGTACATCTCGGTCATGTCGTTGATCGACGGGAAGCCATGTCGACTTTCGGTGATCAACCGGCCGTAGTACCTCGTCATCTCCACCAACTTTCGACGGAGCACGTCCGGACGTAGGCAGTCGCCTACGGTTGGCGCATCGACATGCTCAAGTGCATACGCTGCAGTCTCGCCGATCCCTTTGCCACACGAACCGTGCCGGTTGCCCCCGCGGGCATCTTCGCGAGCCCTGTTGGCGGCGACGTGAATCGGCGTCGTCAGCAGGGCCCGCCCGTCAATGGTCAACAGGTCGAACGGATTGTGCACTCCGATCGCTTCCAATGCCCGCGCTTCTGTCGCGAGAGCAATCGGCTCGACCAACATGAACTTCGAGAGAAAGGTCGGCACACCCGACAAGGTACCGGCCCCGAACTGCGAAAAGGTGTGGTGGCGTTCTCCGTTCACAACATTGTGGGCAGCCTGTGCCCCGCCGTTGAATCGAACTACCGCAGCGACGTCCAGGCCTGCCTGCGGCGAACACAACCAGTCAACCGTGGCACCCTTGCCGGCGTCGCCGAAACCGAGGTCCACGACGACGATGTCACGACTGCCAAAAGCATTCATTTCAGTCCCCTTCTATCTGAAATCAACGTCGTCCGTGCCGGTTCCGAGATCGCGAGGCAATCCCGCCACTGTGGCAGGGGCATGTTCACCGACCAGCGCAAGTGCCTTTCCGACCGTCGCGGCTTCGGCCACCGAACCGATGTCGCGGAGATCGGCCAGTCCGTCACGTAAATCGATGCGGTCTTCGCCGATACCAACCGTGAGTGCGATCAGTTCGCACACCGCAGCGGGGTCGTCGAGTTTGACGAAACGCTCGCCGAGCAGCTTCGTCCAGTGATCCGCAATCTCCGGATCGTTGTAATACGACGACTGGTCAGGCAGAACGAAGTAGACGTTCCAACGCTTCTCCAACTCGCGATAGATCGAGGGAACGGAAACATCCAACCGGACCTTGTCACCGATCACGCTGCGAATGTGGCGAGCCGAGAGTCTGGGCTTGTTCAACTCGTCACCGATGATGAAAAGGTAGCCCTTACGGCCCCGCTTGTCCCACGCATCCGTACTGGTGTGGCGCGCCATGAAATAGGCTGCCAATTCATAACTTTCCGATTTCTGACCGCCACCGTTTCCTTCCAGGAAGATGGTCCGAAGCTGTTCGTCCATCGCATTTCCCGATTCGAATTGCCCTACCTGCAGGGGAACCCGATCGCTGTCAGCGTCGCCGATACCGCCGAACAGGATCTGCGGATCATCCGCATACCCCTTACGTTGCAGCAGTCCGTGCAGCTTTCCGAGCTTGTCCTGCATGATGCGCGGAACAGCACCCATCGATCCTGTTACGTCGAAAAGTACTGCTATCGGCAAGGAATCAGGGTGCCCGTCCGAGTCTCGACATTCACGCTTGTCGACGCGGAAGGGATCGAGCGTCGGATCAGCTTTCCAGGTATCGCGCGGACGTGCTCGAAGCGAATCGGTGTAGCCGAAATCGTCGACTCCGCGGGCGGCACGAAATGTCTTGCCCGCCTTGTAAGTGTTGTCGTCCCAATATCCGTATCCCATGATGGATCACTACCCTTTCGTGGAGGGAACGGTGAACGCCCGAAACGTGCGTTCGCCGTAGAGAAGATCGAGGAGTTCGTCGAACTCGCCCAGTAGATCGACTGCGTCGGGACGCAGCCTCGGATTCGGCTGCATGCAGCCGAGAGCAAAAGCTTTCATACGACTAGGGATTCGATCGCCGAGCATGGTCGACATCAGTTGGTGCGCCATGTAGACATCCCAAGCTGGTGAGACAGATTCTTCGAGTTCGGGAGGGTAGGAATCGAGGTGGGAACTGATCTTCGCCGCCGGCCGATCCCCCGGTCTGGTTGCAAACGACCAACCCACCAAGACCACCCCGTGCAGAACCGGATGAATCAGCACGTTGTCCGCCGTCACTGCGGTGTGCACCCAACCTGCTTGGTGAGCAGCCGCAAGTGCCCGCAGTAGACGCCGGTGCATCCACGCCCAGTCCCGAGGATCGAGACCGTCCGGGTAGGCACGGTGAACATCAGCCAGGGTGATGAATCCGGTGGACAGATCATTGAGCACATTGATCTGGCGAACCTCCCCCGTCACCGGATCACTCTGCGTGATGCGGTCGACGAACTGCGGGAAGTAGGCCGATATCCACCCGCCCTCGCCCTGAGCTGAACTCGCAATGTCGGTGAGCGCTGCGCGTTCTGCCTCCATCAGCGGGTTTGCCCGCGGACTTCGCGGGATTTTGACGACCACCTGCTGAGTTCCGGCTGTGCGGTACAGATCAGCGATCGAACCTCGCCCACAGTGAGAACCCAGGGTGTAGGTGCCACTATCCCCGCGATACGTGAGTTCCTGCGTATCCGCTTCCGCTTTCCAGGTCCGAAACAGTTCGTTGAGACGGGCTGTTGCTGCAGTAGCCCGGACCTCGTAGGCCGGATCCACACGATCCGGATGCACCTCCGCTGCCATCCGATGAAATCGGCGTCTCGCAGCACGTTGAGTATCGAAATCAGCTGTCGGACAACCGAATAATTCACTCGACGCTCGCACCGCCTCGATCATCTCCATTGTGCTCGTCACCGTGTTCATAGTTTTAGTCTAGATGACTAAAACAGATCGCGCAAGAGATGCCCTCCGGACACGACAAAGCCCCTGGCCTCATGAATCCGGATGTTGCGACGCATCCAAACACAGGGGAAAACCAGGGGCAGGGTCAACACTACCCTCGCTGTGCGCCTTTCTTAACCACCCGCGGTTAAGAAGGGCGCACGGCAATAGATCAGCCCCAGCGCGACTGGCCACCGTCGAGCGGAATGGTCGCACCCGTCAGGTAGCTGGCATCTTCGCCGACGAGGAAGACGATTGCGCGTCCGATATCCGCTTCGGGATCGCCGACGCGACCGAGAGGAATGCCGGCGACAAAGGCAGCAGCCTCTTCAGGGTTCTTGTCCATCCACCACTGCAGAGCGGGGGTCTGGGCGTGCGGCGCGACATTGAGGACGCGAATGTTGTCCTTGCCCCACTCGCAGGCTGCGGCGCGGGTGAGCGCGCGCATGCCTTCCTTGATGGAGCCGTAGGCACCGTAATTGCTGGCGTCCCAACGGACGGCTGCAGAGGTGACCATGTTGATGATGACGCCGCCGCCGCGGGCATCCATGTGCGGATGCGCGGCACGCATCATGCGCAGAGTCGCGAGCGGACCGGTTGCAAAGGAGCGCTCGAAATCTTCGTCGAGGACGCTGAGCAGCGGGCCGGGCTTGCAGTCGTTGGCGTTGTTGACCAAGATGTCGATTCCACCGAACAGTTCGACCGTACGATCCACGGCAGCGGTGATGTCGTCCTTGTTGCTGACGTTGCAGACAACAGCCTCGCCGCGGGCGCCGATGTCGGCGAGCAGTCCGCAGGTGGTGTGGAGCTTGGATTCGGTGCGCCCGGCAACCGCGATGACGGCACCTTCCTTGGCCAATGCAAGGGCGATTCCCTGTCCGATTCCCTGGCCGGCACCGGTGATCAGTGCAACTTTGCCGTCGAGCTTGCCCATGTGATTACTCCAATGTCCTTGACGCGGGGACTGGTCGATTCTGGTGACTGCCGGTGTTTGTCGTCTACACTCGACTTACTAAACAACCAAGCACTTGCTTGACCCTAAAGTGTGCGGCCATGCCGCGTCAATCATAGTGGGCGGCAATTCAGCTCGGTCCCGGCATCAGGAAGGCTCCACCGTGTCACTCCCCAACCCTGTCGATTTCAGCGGACGTTCGGTGATCGTCACCGGCGGTACCAAGGGCATCGGCTTCGTCATCGCCGAAACCTTCCTGGCCGCCGGCGCAAACGTGCTGGTCTGTGGCCGAAACGAGCCAGAAACGCTCCCCTCGGCCGACGGCCGCACTGCAGCCTTCAAAGCTACCGACGTCCGTGATCCCGCAGACGCCGCAGCCCTCGTCCAGGAAGCCGTCGACCTCTACGGCCGCCTCGACGTCCTGGTCAACAACGCCGGCGGCTCCCCCGACGCCGACGCCGCCACCGTCTCACCGCGTTTCGTCGAGAAGATCGTGGCGTTGAACCTGTTGGCTCCCTTCAACGTTGCGCAGGCAGCCAACGCTGTGATGCAGACGCAGGACGACGGCGGCGCCATCATCAATATCGGCAGCGTCTCGGCCATCGACCCGCAGCCCGGTACCGCCGCCTACAGTGCCGCCAAGGCCGGACTACTGGTCCTGACAAAGGCTTTGGCGCTCGAGTGGGCCCCCAAGGTTCGCATCAACCACATCACCACCGGCCTCATCCGCACCGAGGCTGCAGCTTCGGTCTACGGCGACGGCGCTGCTATCACGGCGACACTTCCGATGGAGCGCATGGCTGTGCCTTCGGATATCGCAAATTCCTGCCTGTTCCTGGCCAGCCCGCTTTCCTCGTACGTCAACGGCGCCGACATTGCCGTTCACGGCGGCGGTGAGTACCCGGCCCGCTACATGGCGATGCGCGACAACTGAACCAGTCCACAAGGAAGCCCCTGAGCGAATGCTCAGGGGCTTCCTTGTTTGTGTGAACAACTGCGGGGCGCGAAGGGGATCAAGCGCCCCGCAGTTGCGACTGTGGGTACTACGAAGCGGAGAAGCTCACTCGCGCACCGGAAATCGCCAGCTGCCCGTCCTTGTAGACCTGGAAAGCCAGATCCTCCGGAGTTCCCCACGCCGCGATGGACGGAGTCTCACCCGGATGGATGGCAGCCGCGAAACGACCCTCGAGGCTCACGAGATCAGCCGGATGAACTCCGGTGACCCGAGCGAGTTCGAGCGTGCTGGCCGCCAAGGTGCACAGGCCGTGCATGATCGGACGCGGCTGGTTGATACGCGCCGCGGCCTCGGGATCGATGTGGATGTGGTGCATGTCGCCGAGGAGTCGGTACATCGCCGTCTGGTTCTCGGCGGTGGTCAGGACACCGGTCAGCGATGGGTCACCCGTGGGCTCGGCCGGACGCGACGGTCCGCGTTCTCCACCGAATCCGCCGGCGCCGGGAGCGAACAGCGACCAGGTTGCGACGAAGTACTCGCACTCCACCTTCACCTCGAACACTGCGGCAGCACCCTTGTCCCACACCTCGCCGACAGAAGCCTTCAGCGTCAGCTCACCGCTGCGGGGCAGCGGGGCAAGAACTTTCAGTTCCTGCGAGCCGTGAAGCGCGGTCGATGTGTCGAACGCGCCGGCTGAGCCGAGTGCGTCCGGAGCCCACTGCGCAAGCGTCAGCGCGAACGTCGGCAGCACCCGAAGCTGATCCTCGAAAACGAGGTCCAGTTCGGTTGCCTTGGCGCCCACGGCGAGTGCATAGAGGATCGCGTCGCGCTCGGTGTACGAGACGGCGCGCGTACCGAGATCGGCTCCGCGCCAATCGCCGGCGGTCTTCACAGTTTCCGAAGCAGTCATGTGCAATTCCTCTCTCACACCGCGCCGAGGATGAGACCACTGGTGGGCACTGCTGTTCCGGCAGTGACCAACACGTTCTCGACACCATCGGGCTGATTGGTCGACGTACCACGAACCAGGCGGACGCCTTCGGCAATGCCGTTGACGCCGTGCAGGTATGCCTCGCCGACCTGGCCACCGTGAGTGTTGGACGGCAAGCGTCCACCGAGCTCGAGGTTGCCTTCGCGGATGAAGTCCTTGGCCTCACCAGGCTTGCAGAAGCCCAGTTCTTCGAGCTGCGGAAGCACCAGCGGGGTGAAGTGGTCGTAGAGGATCGCGGCGTTGATGTCGTCCGGAGTCAGGCCGCTCTGGCCGTACAGCTGACGGGCAACCAAGCCCATCTCCGGAATACCGGAGATGTCGGGGCGGTAGTAGCTGGTCATCATGTGCTGATCCTTGGCGCTGCCCTGAGCGGCGCCCTTGATGATGACCGGCTTGTTGGCCAGAGTCTTTGCGCGCTCGGCAGAGACGATGACCAGTGCTTGGCCGCCGTCGGTTTCCTGGCAGCAGTCGAGCAAGTGGAGCGGCTCGGCGATCCAGCGGGAGTTCTGATGGTCTTCGAGCGTGATCGGACGCTCGTAGAACCATGCCGCCGGATTATTGGCAGCGTGCTTACGCGCCACGACGGCAACGCGGCCGAAGTCCTCACTGGTTGCACCGTACTGATGCATGTAGCGACGGGCGAACATCGCAACCCACTGCGCCGGAGTGGACAATCCCTGCGGGGTCATCCACGCGTAGGCAGCGCGGTCAGCCGTGCTGTCCATGGGGCGATCGTGCTGACCCAATCCGTAACGCACGCCGGAGCGTTCGTTGAATGCGCGGTAGCAGACCACGACGTCGGCAACACCGGTGGCAACAGCCATCGCTGCCTGCTGAACCGTCGCACAGGCTGCGCCGCCGCCGTAGTGGATGCGGGAGAAGAACTTCAGCTCACCGAGGCCACAGTTGCGGGCGACGATAGCTTCGCCGTTGGTCTCCGACGTGTAAGTCGACAGACCGTCGACCTCGGACGGATCGATCCCGGCGTCCTTGAGCGCGGCGACGATTGCCTCGCACGCCAACTGCAGTTCGGTGCGGCCGGAGTTCTTGGAGAACTCGGTGGAACCGATGCCGACGATGGCAGCGGCACCCGAGAGTGGGCTGATCGCCATCAGGCGTTCCCCTCTTCCTTGAAAGCGACTGTGACGGTTCCGGATGCGTGATTGCCGAGGCTGTTAGCGCCCTGCACCTTGACCACGACGACGCCGTCTTCCTTGGACACGACCTCACCGGTCATCGTCATGGTGTCGCCCGGGTAGTTGGGTGCACCCAGACGAATAGCGATGCGGCGCAATGTCGACGCCGAACCTGCCCAATCGGTGACGTAGCGGCCGACAAGGCCGTTGCTGGTCAGGATGTTCATGAAGACATCCTTGGAGCCACGTTCCTGAGCCAGGCTCGGATCGTGGTGGACGTCCTGGAAATCGCGGGTGGCGATTGCCGTGGCGACGATCAGTGTGCGGGTGAGCGGAATTGCCAACTCTGGCAATACCTCTCCCACCGCGATGTCGGCGTAGTTGCGACCGGTCAGGACGGTCATGCGACCACCTCGACGCCGGACGCGAGCTGAGCACCCAGACGCGCGAGGTCCGAGCTGGCACCACCGAGAGTGGCGGCAATCTGCTTGCCCCACAGGAGGTGACGGTGGACGGGGTAGTCGGTATCGACGCCCATGCCGCCGTGAACGTGCGTGGTGCGGTGGACAA
Proteins encoded:
- a CDS encoding SDR family oxidoreductase; protein product: MSLPNPVDFSGRSVIVTGGTKGIGFVIAETFLAAGANVLVCGRNEPETLPSADGRTAAFKATDVRDPADAAALVQEAVDLYGRLDVLVNNAGGSPDADAATVSPRFVEKIVALNLLAPFNVAQAANAVMQTQDDGGAIINIGSVSAIDPQPGTAAYSAAKAGLLVLTKALALEWAPKVRINHITTGLIRTEAAASVYGDGAAITATLPMERMAVPSDIANSCLFLASPLSSYVNGADIAVHGGGEYPARYMAMRDN
- a CDS encoding MFS transporter — translated: MRTDTDIEQPTWTARQIWMLTVSCCAVALVVAAMASLNTALPDLARDTGATQTQLTWIVDGYTLVLACLLLPAGALGDRYGRRELLMFGLLVFAAGCAIPAFADEPAWIIASRVVAGVGAAFVMPATLSLLTAGFPTAQRGRAVGIWSGVAGSGAIAGLIISGLLLEKWSWHSIFISLAVVSAVILVLSFTISSSKDAETTPLDLPGTALIAASIGLFVLGMIEAPARGWLDPVVLALLISGIALAAIFSVVELRTAHPLLDVRLFANRAFGSGAASLTLQFLATFGLFFLIVQYLQLVLDYSPLQSALALFPIAVPVMLLSVVSPLLIPLVGLRILTASGVALLGTGIALMTTLDSGSTYAEVSIPLIVAAIGLGLSTTPATAAIVSNAPDAKQGVASAVNDATREIGSAIGVALAGSILAAGYGLHVQPAVDMLPESAKDAVSGSLAAALHVAEIAGPQGDQLADFAKEAFMRGMDQGAWTLASIMWVSAVALGFWAPGRKG
- a CDS encoding adenylosuccinate synthetase codes for the protein MNAFGSRDIVVVDLGFGDAGKGATVDWLCSPQAGLDVAAVVRFNGGAQAAHNVVNGERHHTFSQFGAGTLSGVPTFLSKFMLVEPIALATEARALEAIGVHNPFDLLTIDGRALLTTPIHVAANRAREDARGGNRHGSCGKGIGETAAYALEHVDAPTVGDCLRPDVLRRKLVEMTRYYGRLITESRHGFPSINDMTEMYGEFAAAVNIVGPGALQAIGAGGRLIFEGAQGVLLDEWRGFHPHTTWSTVEPSNARAMIGQMGRESYVLGVTRTYMTRHGAGPFPMEDGALGLALPESHNGVGEYQGSFRVGHLDEMLLRYAIEVSDGVDGVALTHLDALGLAAAANTPIHGVERYEEWASIPVGKWKDLDHQQVLTDTLRTVEVAAKQVPSEPEEFVDYLSGALGVPVVLTADGPDRADRRLRTTVPA
- the hppD gene encoding 4-hydroxyphenylpyruvate dioxygenase; the encoded protein is MTIDQILTDEERLAGLDLEQLRQLVGLIEYDDSADPFPVHGWDGLEWIVGNATQSAHFFQSAFGMTLIAYSGPSTGNRDHHAYVLESGAVRFIVKGAVDPASPLIEHHGKHGDGIRDITLNVPDVDKCIAHALSQGAKVIAEPHDISDEHGTVRLATIATYGETRHTLVDRSRYTGPYLPGYVTRTSSCSKTPIFQALDHVVGNVELGRMDQWVDFYHRVMGFTNMAEFVGGDIATDYSALMSKVVSSGDHRVKFPLNEPAIAKKRSQIDEYLEFYQGPGAQHLALATADILGAVDALVAEGIEFLSTPASYYEDPELRARIGNVRVPIEELQKRGVLVDRDEDGYLLQIFTKPIGDRPTVFFELIERHGSLGFGLGNFKALFEAIEREQEARGNF
- a CDS encoding SDR family NAD(P)-dependent oxidoreductase, whose amino-acid sequence is MGKLDGKVALITGAGQGIGQGIALALAKEGAVIAVAGRTESKLHTTCGLLADIGARGEAVVCNVSNKDDITAAVDRTVELFGGIDILVNNANDCKPGPLLSVLDEDFERSFATGPLATLRMMRAAHPHMDARGGGVIINMVTSAAVRWDASNYGAYGSIKEGMRALTRAAACEWGKDNIRVLNVAPHAQTPALQWWMDKNPEEAAAFVAGIPLGRVGDPEADIGRAIVFLVGEDASYLTGATIPLDGGQSRWG
- a CDS encoding NUDIX hydrolase translates to MMENVEQSLVSIDVMALRFGNPEPGHLRFAVAQRQAEPYTGQRALPGVLLGAGERLQDAARRAVTTKLGFPDEAILATGQLAVFDEPNRDPRGPTLSVAMWAVISPAEVPTGDITPEWVSWDKPGHLAFDHNRIVADTRPILADTLLWRDESFTRALSGPSFPASYALAVAAELSGERPDAGNLNRTLKALPGLERTDERVRVSATGRPSVVWRWTEND
- a CDS encoding Lrp/AsnC family transcriptional regulator; the encoded protein is MAESVRNSVSLDGLDLALLEAMHAHPRAGALELSRLTKVARATVQARLRRLEDGGIIAGYAPHIDLAAAGFGVQAFVTLEIAQGALDTVTIKLEAIPGVIEAFATTGTGDVLCRVAAASHQGLQQTLLDLNRSGVATRSTSVMVLSVVVPFRALPLLETLDTRGAVKAPAYREHRS
- a CDS encoding TetR/AcrR family transcriptional regulator; this encodes MTTVRTDQQPIDEDPRKQRSRTRLLDAATTLLSKGGVDAVTIDAVTKLANVARATLYRHFDSGTELLAAAFARLLPSVPAISGEGDLRTQLLELLTSQAKVIESAPVQVTAMCWLGLGPDLAGYSSAESLSADKPEMRSLRQTIMEQYREAFDRVLRTPEAIEELGEYDYDVALAQLVGPLVLTRLATLTPLGESACEQIVDDFLAARRA